The Streptomyces nigra genome includes the window AGGTCGATGAGGTTCAGGCGCATGGCCTGCCGTACGAAGCGGGGGCTGCCGGTCAGTTCGGTCAGCTTCGCCTCGTTGCGCAGGGCCGCGCGGACGGCCGTGTCGGGGACGCCGAGGCGCCCGACGACGGCCGGGACCGACAGCAGCGCCTTCGCCTTGCGGGTCTCGCGGGCCAGCCGGGCCGCCGACGTCCGGCTCAGATGCAGGCCGTCGGAGGCGCGGGCGCCGGGGCGGTAGGTCGCGAGGTCGCCGATCTCCAGGCGCATCCCGCCGATATGGGTGGCGATGCCGCGCTCGCCCTCGCGCCGGACCTGGGCCTCGGCGTGCAGTCTGAGGTCGTGCCCGGCGACGGGCAGGGTGCCGCGGGCCCGCACCCGGTCGCGGCCCTCGCCGGTGAACGTGACCTGGGAGGCGCCGAGTTCACGCCGCAGGTCGGCGAAGGAGAGCAGGACGTCGCCCTCCAGGGCGGGCACGAACGCGCCGCGCACCTTCAGCGGGCCGTCGGTGTCCAGGCGTACGTCGTGGGCGGTGGCCGTCACCTGGGCGAGCGAGACACGGTCGGCGGCCACGTCGGGGACGGTCACCCTGACCGAGTCGAGGCGTTCGCCGGCGAGCTGGGTGAGGAAGGGGAAGCCGTCGATCTCGACCTCGGGGGCCGCCGCGAGATGCAGGCGGTCCTGGAGGGCGTCCGCGGACCGGCGTTCGGCGTAGAGCAGGGCCCAGCGGTCGGCCAGGGTCAGGAAGGCGGCGAGGACGAGGAGGCCGACGACGGCCTTGAGGGCGAGCGGTGCTCCGGCGAGCCGGCCGCGCCGCCTGCGCCGGCCGTTCCTGCGGTGGTCCGGCGGGGCCCAGGGGTCGTCCTGGGCGTCCGCCTCCACGGGCCGAAGCCCGGTGTCCTCGGTGAGAACGTCCTCGGTGAGGAAGTGGTCGAGCGGGCCGTCGTCCAGCCTGCCGAGTTCCTCGTAGGGGTTCGGGGGGTGATGCGCCGTTATGTGGTGGGGGGAACGCATCGGTCCATCCGACCATGCGCACTCCCCCCACCCGCAACCGCTACCGGAGGTTTGCGATCCAGTTCACGCCTGTCCACCGGTGCGGGGGTGCCGTCCTACTGGACGACGGTGATCCGGCCGGCCGCCGGGGGCGCGATCGGGTTCGTGGGCGTGGAGTTGGCCGTCAGGTACTTCTGCAGCAC containing:
- a CDS encoding DUF2993 domain-containing protein: MRSPHHITAHHPPNPYEELGRLDDGPLDHFLTEDVLTEDTGLRPVEADAQDDPWAPPDHRRNGRRRRRGRLAGAPLALKAVVGLLVLAAFLTLADRWALLYAERRSADALQDRLHLAAAPEVEIDGFPFLTQLAGERLDSVRVTVPDVAADRVSLAQVTATAHDVRLDTDGPLKVRGAFVPALEGDVLLSFADLRRELGASQVTFTGEGRDRVRARGTLPVAGHDLRLHAEAQVRREGERGIATHIGGMRLEIGDLATYRPGARASDGLHLSRTSAARLARETRKAKALLSVPAVVGRLGVPDTAVRAALRNEAKLTELTGSPRFVRQAMRLNLIDLALEHPKLLGLLGFDPALLDALPRLTRPVLTDRLSLGFRLPEPPNGRLRLRDVRVEKDGIRVRLQGTDLAVGRS